From the Kitasatospora atroaurantiaca genome, the window GCGCAGCAAGGCCATCCTGGACCGCATCCCGGCCGGACGCTGGGGCACCGCCGACGACCTCGCGGGCGCCACCGTGTTCCTGGCCTCCGACGCGGCGGCCTACGTCCACGGCACCGTTCTGCCGGTCGACGGCGGTTGGCTGGGCCGATGACCACCGACCCGATCTCCGGACTGCTCGGCAGCCGGATCCTGCCGGTGCTGACCGTACCCTCCGAAGCGACCGCCGCCCCGCTGGCCGACGCGCTCATGCGAGGCGGCGCGCAGGCCGCCGAGGTCACCTTCCGCACACCGTCGGCCGAGCGGGTGCTGAAGGCGATGACAGCGCACGGCGGGCTCGCCGTCGGGGCCGGCACCGTGCTCACACCCGAGCAAGCCGAGCGGGCCGTGGCCGCCGGTGCCCGCTTCGTGGTGTCGCCCGGCTTCGACGCGGAGGTCGTCGCCAGGTGCCGGGAGCTGGGCGTGCCGGTCGTGCCCGGCATCGCCACCGCCGGCGAGCTGATGTGCGCCGTGCGGGCCCGCCTCGACACGGTCAAGCTCTTCCCCGCCGAACCCCTCGGCGGCACGTCGATGCTCCAGGCCCTGGCGGCACCGTTTCCCCGGATGCGGTTCGTGCCGACCGGCGGCATCGGTCCCGCCCACCTTCCGGCCTACCTCGCGCACCCGGCGGTCCTGGCCGTCGGCGGCAGCTGGATGGCGACCGCCGGTCATCTGGAGCGCGGCGAGTACGAGGAGATCCGCCGGCTCACCGCCGACGCCGTGGACAGGGGCAGGACGTGACCGGGCGCGGCCGCCTCGGCACCGACGTGATCGCCCTGGGCGAGGTGATGCTGCGCTTCGACCCGGGCGAGGGCCGGATCCGGACCGCCCGCTCCTTCCAGGTCTGGGAAGGCGGCGGCGAGTACAACGTCGTGCGCGGCCTCCGCCGCTGCTTCGGCCTCCGTACCGCCGTCGTGACGGCCCTGGTCGACAACCCGGTCGGCCGGCTCGCCGAGGACCTGATCCTGCAGGGAGGTGTCGACACCTCGCTCATCCGCTGGGTCCAGGGCGACGGCATCGGCCGCAACGCCCGCAACGGACTGAACTTCGTCGAACGCGGCTTCGGCATCCGCGGCGCGCTCGGCGTCAGCGACCGTGCCAACACCGCCGTGTCCCAACTGCGGCCGGGAGACATCGACTGGGACTCGGTGTTCTCGGCAGCCCCGCTCTGGTTCCACACCGGCGGCATCTTCGCCGGATTGTCGGACACCACCGTCGAGGTGGCGGACGAGGCGATGACTTCGGCTCGGCGGCACGGGGTGACCGTCTCCTACGACCCCAACTACCGCCCCAGCCTGTGGGCCGGCCGGGGCGGGGCCGACCGGGCGCGCGAGACCGATCTGCGGCTCGCCCGGCACGCCGACGTCGTGGTGGGTGCCCTCGGCCTGGCCGGAAAGCACCCCGGGGCCGACCGCATCGGCGCGGACGAACTGCCGGACGTACTCGCCGACGTGGCCGCCCTGCTGCCCGGGGCTCGTGTGCTGGCCACGACCCTGCGCGACGTGCCCTCCGCAGGGGTCAACGACTGGTCATCGGCGGCCTGGTCACCGAACACCGGTCTCGTCACCGGCCCCCGGATGTCCGGCCTCCATGTGCTGGACCGCATCGGCTCCGGCGACGGCTTCGCCGCCGGGCTGATCTACGGCCTGCTGACCGGCGCCGACCTGGAGCGCGCCCTCGCCTACGGCACGGCCCACGGTGCGCTCACCATGACAACGCCCGGCGATGTCTCGATGGCCTCACTCGCCGAGGTCGAGGAACTGATGGCGGGCGCCTCCGCCCACGTCAGACGCTGATCCCCGGCCGAATCACCGCGTCCCGAGGAGGACCTCATGCGACATCGGAAGATCACGAACACCTCCGTCGAGCTCACCGAACTCGGCTTCGGTGCCTCGGCCATCGGCAACTTGTACCGGATCACATCCACCCGTGACGCTGCAGCCGCCGTCGAGTCGGCCTGGGACGCCGGCATCCGGTACTTCGACACGGCACCGCACTACGGACTCGGGCTCTCGGAGCACCGCCTGGGAGCTGCCCTCCGGGATCGCCCGCGTGACTCGTACGTGGTGTCCTCCAAGGTGGGCCGGCTGCTCGTGCCCAACGAGCAGCCGAGAGGCACGGACACCGAAGGCTTCGCCGTACCGGACGACCTGCGCCGGCAATGGGACTTCAGCAGGGGCGGCGTCCTCCGTTCCATCGAGGACACGCTGGAGCGCACGGGGCTGGACCGTTTGGACATCGTGTACCTGCACGACCCCGACGACCACTGGCCGCAGGCAGCCGAGGAAGCCATGCCCGCCCTGGCGGAACTGCGCGATCAAGGGGTTTCGGTGCCATCGGCGCCGGGATGAACCGGTCGGCCATGCTGGCGCGTTTCCTTCGCGAGACCGCCGCGGACGTGGTCATGCTGGCCGGGCGCTACACCCTCCTCGACCAGTCGGGACTGGACGACGTCCTGCCCGCCGCTCAGGAGCACGGCAAGAGCGTCGTGGCGGTCGGCGTGTTCAACTCGGGGCTGCTCTCCCGTGACCGGCCCGCGCAGGGCATGAAGTACGACTACCAGGACGCCCCGACCGTACTTGTCGCCCGTGCCCGGGCGATCGCCGAGGTCTGTGAGCAGCACGGCACCACCCTCCCCGCCGCAGCGATCGCATTTCCGCTCACTCACGCCAGTATCATCAACGTCACCCTCGGCATGCGGAATCCGGAACAGGTGTCGCGTAACGCGGCGCTGTACGGACAGCACATCCCCGAAGGCCTCTGGGAGGATCTCCGCAGTCGGGGCCTGATCAGGTCCGACACACGCGTCGATTCCAGCGGACCGGGTGCCGCACGGCAAACACTCACGGAAGGAGTTCCCGTTGTCTCTCACGGACAGGGCCATCGCACAGATCCGTGAGCTCATCCGCTCGGGTGCACTGCCTCCGGGCTCGAAGTTGCCCCCGGAGCAGGAGCTGGCGGCTCAGCTCGGCCTGTCACGTAACCTCGCACGCGAGGCGGTCAAGGCGCTGGCCGTCGCACGGGTACTCGAGGTCAGGCGAGGCGACGGCACCTACGTCACCAGCCTGCAGCCGAGTCTCCTGCTCGAGGGCCTCGGCGGTGCGGTGGATCTCCTCCAGGGTGACTCCGATGCCCTGCTCGACCTGATGGAGGTCAGGCGACTCCTCGAACCCGCAGCCACCGCGCTGGCCGCCGTCCGGATCTCCGACGAGGGACTTGCCGAGGTGAAGCGCCACCTGGACGCCATGCGGGAGGCAAAGGACGACGTCGAGAAGCTGAACGCACACGACGCGGCATTCCACCATGCCGTCATCGCGGCCACCGGAAACGAGTCACTGCTCACCCTGCTGGAGGGCATCTCCGGCCGTACCCTTCGCGCCCGCATCTGGCGCGGCCTGGTCGACGCCCAAGCCGCCGGGAGAACCCTCGTCGAACACGAGGCGATCTACGAGGCCCTGGCCAGTCGTGACGCCTCTCTCAGCAAGGCAGCCGCACTGATGCACGTCGGCAACACCGAGCGATGGCTGCAACGGAACTCCGCTGAGTCCGCGCCCCGATGACAACCGACGCCCCGCGGCGCCTCCTGGCAGGGTCACGACGCCAGTGATGGTGCAGCCGCAGGGCGCTCGGTGGCGCTACTGATTTCGGCGCTTCGAGGTGATTGGCCTGTTCGTCCAGCTGACTGCCGGTCATCTGCGCGCTATGCCGTTGGTATGCGTTTTGCGGATGGGGCGGGGTGACGGCGAAAGGCCGTCGGCGCTGAGCTTCCCCCGCTGCGCGCGCGTGAAGCAGCTCGGCCGAACCGACCAGAGTCAGTGGTCGTAGTGCACGGTTACAGGGGCGTGATCGGACCAGCGCTCCTCGTGGGTGGCGGCACGCTCGACGTAGGCCTTGACGGCCCGCTCGGCCAGGCCGGGGGAGGCGATCTGGTAGTCGATCCGCCATGCCGCATCGTTGTCGAGTCGCCAAAGCGCCTGACAGGAAACCAGGTTGACGATGATCCTCCGGGCGGGCCGCGGCGAGGACCTGCTCGGTGAGGTTGCCTCTGGATCCCGGGGCGGGTCACACTGCCCCGGAGGGCGGGTCGAGGCCGCCACGACGATCGCGTGTCGGCGTCTTCTGTCGGTCGTTCGCGTGTCGCGGCGTGGGAGGGCTGACTGTCCGGGCCACCCCCGACCGGATGGTCGTCGCGCCGCCCTGCGGTTGTACGCGACATCGAGGGTCGCCGCCGGTCGCTGCGGCGCGAACAGGATGGTGGCGAAGGCCGGCCGATCTGACGTCAACCGGTCGGCCGGTGATACGAATCCGCCGTGTGACAGCAGGTGCTTGGGAAGCAGGTGTCGGCTCTTTCTGTTGTTGCGTCAGCTGGTGGTCGCATTGTGGTCGCCGGGCCACATCGGCCATGGCGGCGATGGTTCTTCTGTTCGTGCCTGCTGATATGCGGGCAGTTGCCGGTTTGGGCGTGGGTGCTGGTGCGAGGGTCGCTGGGCGCGGCAGACGGGTCGTCCGAGGATGGCGCGGTCGGCGTTGTCGAGGGTCCACGCGACGGCGTCGACGGCCGCGCGGGCGGCGAGGCGGGTGAGGTCGGCGTAGGTGTTCGCGCTGGTCGACAGGGTGCGGTGACGCAGGGTCTTGGAGATGACGGGCAGGGGGACGCTGGCGGCCAGGGCGAAGCTGGTCATGACGTGGCGCAGGTCGTGGATGGCGATGCGGGGGACGCCGGTCGCAGGAAGCGGGCGGCCTGCTCCTCGCTACACAGGCGTCTGGGGGCTCAGGTGGGGCGGCGGAGGAGTGAGGGTTTGGCGGGGTTGCGGGCGAGCCGGCCGTCGTAGACGGCGCTGCTGAGGGCGCTGGAGATGGTGGCCGTGACCCGGTAGACGGTGACCCTGCCGCGGCCCGTGCGCAGTTGGGCGGTGACGAAGGTCAGGCTGGCGGACCCGCCACACGCCGCCCCGATCGTCGAGGCCATCATGTACCTCCTCCCCGCTGCGCGCGGGCACGGCCGCGCCGTGAATTGCCGCGTGCTCAGGACACGAAACCGCTCGGCGGGCTGGGGGCACGGCCGGACCACCCCGGCTCCACTCGCTCCCACTCCCGCTCCCAGAGCGCCTCGGCCCGGCGCTCGACGCGCCGCCCGACCTCCGCGAGCGCGGCCACCACGGCCAGGGACAGGCCCGACATGGTGCCGATGCCGATCACGACGGCGCTGCCGCGCAGCTCCACCTCAGACTGGGGAACGCGTGCCGGTGCACCCGCGTCGTCGACCCACAGGGCGACCGTCGAACCTGGCCCTACCCCGGCCGCGACGGGTATGC encodes:
- a CDS encoding bifunctional 4-hydroxy-2-oxoglutarate aldolase/2-dehydro-3-deoxy-phosphogluconate aldolase — protein: MTTDPISGLLGSRILPVLTVPSEATAAPLADALMRGGAQAAEVTFRTPSAERVLKAMTAHGGLAVGAGTVLTPEQAERAVAAGARFVVSPGFDAEVVARCRELGVPVVPGIATAGELMCAVRARLDTVKLFPAEPLGGTSMLQALAAPFPRMRFVPTGGIGPAHLPAYLAHPAVLAVGGSWMATAGHLERGEYEEIRRLTADAVDRGRT
- a CDS encoding sugar kinase, producing MTGRGRLGTDVIALGEVMLRFDPGEGRIRTARSFQVWEGGGEYNVVRGLRRCFGLRTAVVTALVDNPVGRLAEDLILQGGVDTSLIRWVQGDGIGRNARNGLNFVERGFGIRGALGVSDRANTAVSQLRPGDIDWDSVFSAAPLWFHTGGIFAGLSDTTVEVADEAMTSARRHGVTVSYDPNYRPSLWAGRGGADRARETDLRLARHADVVVGALGLAGKHPGADRIGADELPDVLADVAALLPGARVLATTLRDVPSAGVNDWSSAAWSPNTGLVTGPRMSGLHVLDRIGSGDGFAAGLIYGLLTGADLERALAYGTAHGALTMTTPGDVSMASLAEVEELMAGASAHVRR
- a CDS encoding FadR/GntR family transcriptional regulator, coding for MSLTDRAIAQIRELIRSGALPPGSKLPPEQELAAQLGLSRNLAREAVKALAVARVLEVRRGDGTYVTSLQPSLLLEGLGGAVDLLQGDSDALLDLMEVRRLLEPAATALAAVRISDEGLAEVKRHLDAMREAKDDVEKLNAHDAAFHHAVIAATGNESLLTLLEGISGRTLRARIWRGLVDAQAAGRTLVEHEAIYEALASRDASLSKAAALMHVGNTERWLQRNSAESAPR